The genomic stretch GGTGAAGACAGCCATGACCATGACTGAGAAGATATTGGCTAGAGCTGCTGAGAAGGAGAAGGCCATACCTGGGGATAATATTTGGGTCAATGTTGATGTTTTGATGACACATGATGTCTGTGGTCCTGGTTCTATTGGGATTTTTAAGAAGGAGTTTGGCGAGGATGCTAAGGTAATTGTAGTTGTAATTGCATGTCTCATTTTGGAACTTTTTTATTTCTGATGGTTGGCTAGGTAATTGGATTCGACAACAATTGGAATTGTAGATATCGATTTTAGGTAATTTGGGGAAGGATTGAGTAAGTGTTGTCAAATGGTGGCAATAGCAGTAGTATCCTAGTTTCACTATTTGGACAATTGTGTCACTATTGATGTAGCATCAACAACATGTATCGAGTAGCTGCAATGAAAAATTGTTGTGGATTTAGCACTTATATTCACACCACTCGTAGAAGAATTGTAGTTTTTCTAAGGTTGCTAAACTGTTATTCTCCTTATATGCTATAACACTGGGTCCCAAGTTTGGTGATTTCCTGACTGCATTGTTCCTTCGAAGGTTTGGGATCGTGAGAAGCTTGTGATAATACCTGATCACTATATATTCACAAGTGATGAACGTGCCAATCGCAATGTAGACATACTCAGGGACTTTTGCCAGGAGCAAAATATCAAGTACTTTTATGATATTAAGGATCTTAGTAATTTTAAGGTATTCATTCTTACCATTTCTTCAATACAGATTTGGCTGTTTCAATTCATTAAGAGTAGTGTAATATGCATAATATCTATGGACGTTGAGTATTGGACTATAATTATACAGGTAAATCCAGATTACAAAGGTGTTTGTCACGTCGCTCTTGCTCAGGAAGGTCATTGTAGGCCAGGAGAGGTTCGATTAGTTTATCAAGTTTTTTGAAAGATCAATGAGGTATTGGGTTCATGTTTTGCTAATTAGGTGCTCCCGTAGGTTCTCTTGGGCACTGATTCTCACACTTGTACTGCTGGAGCATTTGGTCAATTTGCAACGGGGATTGGTAATACTGATGCTGGTTTTGTGTTAGGAGCAGGGAAGCTTTTGCTCAAGGTAATTATGTTACACTAAGCTCTACGAGGCTGTTATTCATACTTACTATATCATGTTTCTTTTTCCTCTCAGGGCCACTATTGTGCTTTATCAGCATAGCCTGGTTTGAAAAGTATAACCTAGCTTTATGTGATCATTAGTATAATTGTGGCTGTAGCAACACTGCAGTGCTATGTAAATCAGCATTGTTTTGTGATACGCAATTTATTACAGATGTGGTAGTGGCACTATAGCACTATTGTATAGTCAAGTTTGaacaaactactattttttagCAATCCGCGATTGACAATAATAAAAAGGGCAGCTTACATTCAGCGTTTTAAAACTTACATATAACCACTGTTGCTTCTTTTCCATCCTAACTCAAAGATTACATTTATGAATTTACTGAAAAAGTTTGTAGCAAACTGCTTGCCTCTTGTTATCACAAAAAAGACGTAGATAGAGCAGACCGATGGAATGGATGGGATTGCTAGCAACTTTGAAAAAGTAACATCTTCACTTGAATAACTTCCCATTATGGTGTGATCTGTAGCAAGTTCCCGCTTTGCCCTTAAACAACAGTTGTGTGCTTACATGGGATAAGAATTGGAGCAAAATAAGAGAATACAAAATTAAGGATTTTCTTGAAGCTTTTGGAATAATAACAATGACGAATTTTCTTCGATTAGTTAACTACTAGTATAGAaataattgttatttatttataccGTGTATCCTTTATAAATGCAGGTACCTCCGACTCTGAGATTTGTATTGGACGGAGAAATGCCGAGTTATTTGCTTGCAAAGGATTTAATTCTGCAAGTAAGTATCCATGAAAATAGTTCTTGATTACATGTAGCAAATATCTAGGTGGCATTCTTACATGAGTGATTTATTTACCGTGCAGATTATTGGCGAAATATCTGTGGCCGGTGCAACTTACAAATCTATGGAATTTGTTGGCTCAACTGTTGAAAGTTTAACTGTAAGTATGCTAAGCAAAAATGCTATATTGTAATGTAACACAATGTTTCTTCAGTTgtctgatttatttatttattttgattacaaATGCTGTTTTGATAACTTGTCCCTTTTGGGTGGTAGATGGAAGAACGGATGACATTGTGCAACATGGTAGTTGAAGCTGGAGGAAAGAATGGTGTTATTCCTGCTGATAGTGTTACATATAAATATCTCGAGGTTTGTACAATTCAGTAGATGCACTGAAATTATAGTGTTTGACTTTTGTTTGAACTTTTATTTTTATctcattgttttatttattaagttATCATATAGACTTTGTTAGAATATCTAGTAAATGTCTAATAATATCTTGAATTCTTTTGTATTTTAGAATAGTTTCGGCAGCGTTTGGTAGATATGAGTGGATAGAAATAGAGCTATGGATTATGCTAAATGTTTGGCACACTGAAAAGTAAAACATGATAGAAAAAGGTAGGAAAGTGGTCCATGTTTGTTTCATCTTAAAGGGTGGAACCAAAGAGAACGGTATAAAACAGGCTGTTCCTTTCCGTTTTGTCCTCATGCCATCTCTACTTTGGAGTATCTTATGTGAACATTTTATTTGACCCTTTTTGAAATGGTGTCCTATCTAAGCGGTATCTAAGCGGCATCATACTCCATGACTCGACCCTTCAATTTTTCCCTGACTCGAttcaaattttagattttttctgTGTCATAAAATACTGTTTCCATATGAAAAAGTAATAAAAGAATTTCTTTATACCCTCTTTTGCTTTACAGTTGCTGAGACCAATTCTGGACACCATTAAATTGTTGCGACGGCCTGAAATGGCACCATCACTTTTAGCTTCAACATGTAACCACATGCTGCCTGCCAAAATCTGATCAGCTTTGCACTTTTTCACCTGCCTGACTTGTTTGTTTTTTCCCCAAAGGTGGGGACTCACCTCATATCTATCTGTCCTCAGTTTCTCTAGTGGCTATTTCTCCTTCTGAGGCTACAATCTTGGATTGGCACCTCTTACTTTTCTTGGGTGTGAGGGACTGCTAGAAACCCTCAATCTTTCAACCGTCACTATTGTTTGCCTTGTTATTCCATCTCTTTTCTTCAGCCTCACCACTGCCGTTCTATTCCTCAACATGTCTGTTTGGCCTCATTGGCTACGCTCTTGTATGTTTGATGTTCAGATCTAGTGGGGGTTCTTCAGGTTATTTTTGACATTCATTACTGGTATGCTTTTTGGTTTATTTTAGCCGTTTCTTTGGTCTTCCAGTTGTAGATTTGATATGTTTTGGTGCCATTCCTCTTTTCCTCTGGTGAATCACTTTTCCTTATATTGAGAAGGCAATTTAATTTAAATACCactaccaccaccaccaccacaagAAGGCACGAGATGTACCATATTTCAGTACAACAACTCAACAAAATTTGAGACTGGTTATTGGAAGTACAGAAATAAATAGGAATACCCCCAAGGCAACTAACATTCAACCTCACACAGTTATGTTACCTATACCAACTGCATGTGACACCAGTATTGTTAAATAAAGTAGCGGACTTTGAAAAAATTGATATTGTTCTGCGATTCCCCTCGTGGTACAAGATATTGTCAAATAGGGGGCATAGCACTTCTGCAAAGCGGAGGTTGATCAAACCGCTATATTTTGTGATCCACGATTGACAACACTGATACAAGCTCCTAATTTAGATTAAAATTCAACTTCACCCATGTGAGAAAACCAGTGGCACATGAAGTAACTAACTAGTGGTGACTTCTCTTTCCACATACTATCATTCTAGTTGTGATTTACCTCATGAATGATACTAGTAGTGACTTCTCTTCTCAGTAACAACCATCATTCTGATTGTAACATATGTTGGCTACAACTCACACCACTGCTAAAACATTTAATGTCCAAGTTTATTGGGTATGATTTCATGCTGTTTGAAGCTTTCAAATGCTTATCTTGGAGAAGTGTTGGTTTTCACTGTGCTGGATTGATTGCCTCGAAATTGGTCAGGCCGATGATCATCATAGCTGTGTCGCCGAGTTATTCCACTAGTCTATTCACTTGCAATAAAGAGTTTAAAAATTAGTTTGGTTTAGCTTGAGAGTGTTTGAATATCTAATAAATATCTcacaaatttttattatatacaGTAGTTTTAAGCATTTTAGACTATCTGAATGGAATAATGATCAAGTTTTGCAATTGTTCGTCTCTTTAGTTGAATATTTAGTACCCGTCTTTCATGCATAATTCACTATGATATATTATAGTGAAagtatcattttttttctttttcttattggtTTGCTGTAATTAAACTTGCCTGCTGAACGTCATCCCATTAAGTTCTGCATTGACATATGTTCAATTTCCCTTGAATGAAGCTTTCCCTTTTGCATATTATGCTCATGTTATATCCAGCACTTCTTTTAATGATGTTTCCATTTTTTTTCAGGGCAAGACATCTGTGCCATATGAACCAGTTTATAGTGACCAGCAAGCAAGGTAGACATAGTTttcagtttctttttgtttttcactgTCAAATTTGTGGCGCTATATCAGATTTTTTATAACTGCCACACGCAATTTGCAAAGGATAGCGACACCATTGCGTTTTATGGAATATATGTTAGTATCCATTGGTAATCAGTTTTACTAATTATTAGCTAAACCTATTTTTTTGTTGGAATTTAGATTTCTTTCTGAGTATAGATTTGATGTCACAAAATTGGAGCCACTGGTGGCCAAGGTTAGTCCTTTGATCAGTATATTGTTATTATCTAATGCCATCACTATATTGCTTAGCTAATTTTATACTTAAATGTTGCAGCCTCATTCACCGGATAACCGTGCTTTGGCAAGAGAGTGCAAGGACGTGAAAATTAACAGAGTATACATAGGATCTTGTACGGGTGGGAAAACAGAAGATTTCATGGCTGCCGCCAAAGTTTTTCTAGCATCGGTATGCATCTTATTTTCCTATTGCACATCTATAAATACATTGCTGTTCAGTGGCGGCCATGGCGAAATGGCGTGCCGGATTTTTGACAACCGTCATAGGCAGTATGTGAAGGGATGTCAGCGATAGCGGCACCATAGGCTGCACTGACATGTTTATATGGTGGATTTTTGGCGTGAATTGGCCTTGCACCATATTCCGCCATTTACCATCGATAGCACTGGAAAAAAAGACGTTGGGGTTGGACTCGAGTATTTCCTATGCTTTTTATGAATGTTTGTGTCAATATCTTGTATGAATCTTACAACTATCCCCACTAATGAATAACATGATATCTGCGTTTGCAGGGTAAAAAGGTTAAAGTTCCCACGTTTCTTGTCCCGGCAACACAGAAGGTCAGCTGAAAATTTCATGTTCATATATCTTTGCAGAAGTTGATATACATTTATTAATAAAACTCTCCTGGTAAATTCTGCTAGACAATCTTTTCCAACACATATCTCTGTTAATGGAATTTCAGGTTTGGATGGATGTGTACAGCCTCCCTGTCCCTGGTTCAGGTGGTAAGACTTGCTCACAGATATTTGAAGAAGCTGGTTGTGACACACCTGCTAGTCCTAGTTGTGGTGCTTGTTTGGGTGGCCCGAAAGATACTTATGCTCGCATGAATGAACCTCAGGCAAGCTCCCCCTGCTCTTTTACCATATGACTGTATTTATATGCTTTCTATATATTGAGAATCGGCATAATTTACTTCCATTGTTGATGGGTTGGTTGTGTAGGTTTGTGTTTCAACTACAAATAGAAACTTTCCAGGGCGAATGGGCCACAGAGAAGGTGAAATATACTTGGCTTCCCCGTATACAGCTGCAGCATCTGCGTTGACCGGTTATGTAACTGATCCAAGAGAGTTCTTGCAATAAGATATATCATCCTTTGGTAGCTGATTCAAGAGAGATCTTGCAGTAACATATATTATCCTTTTGTATTGTATTGTAGTTACTGATCCAAGAGAGTTCTTGCAGTAAGATATATTATCCTTTTGTATTGTATTGTACTGTATTATCTGCATTGGTTACTTTTGTACTCCCTAGCGAAACTTAGAACTGTAAGCTATACAAGTTTTACAACTCTTATTGAACTGGTTCTAACTTTGTGACTAAAAATAATGGGGTTTTAGTACTTTTTAAGTATCTTATGGTATTTCATTTTATTGCTCATCTTCAACTGTTCTGTGCTATACTTAGACGTTAGAGATCATCAATCATTCCATTAGTTAGTTTTAGAAATGTAACGATAAACAGTCTGTGataatttggattttttttcctTCTAATAAGTGTTTAAAGAAatggaaaaattaaaatgatatactAAGGATCGAAATTGGTACCTCAGGAATatacaacacaaacacaatgaatCAACAATTTCTGTTAGATTCTCGTGGTGAAATGAtcttataataatataattacaatTTAAATAACAATTTCCCTTCCATTCTAGATCAGAACTAGTGATGATTGTTGAGACGATGGGGCAGTGCTTCGCTACGGTGAACTTGAACTTTGGTTACGGTGGAGAGAGGCCTAACGTGTTAGGTCAATACTTTGATGTCAAAGTCAATAAGAGAATAATGTGTTAGGTCAATACTTTAATGTCAAAGTCAATAAGAGAATAATGAGTGATGTGTGTCCAGTCAATAAGAGAATAATGAGTAATCTATGAGGGAGTGTTTGAATGTGTAACTTTTTCTTCACGTGAgatcttttgtatatgagttGGTTGGAGTGTTTTAGATTTTCTCTTATTGTTGATTTGGAACAAGTGCTTCCAAGACGTTTTGTATTGTGGTAATCTTTCTCTTATTGTTGATTTGGAACAAGTGCTTCCAAGACGTTTTGTGTTGTGGTAGCTAGAAGCCCTTTAGAGAACTTGGTCAGGTTTCTCGCACCGGGGTCATTGCTTGGAGAAGTGGATGAGGTTTGGCAGTCAGGACAAATAACCTAGAAAACACATGCATTAAATGTGAGTTTCATCATTGGGACGTTTTGTAAAATTTGCTTGACACGTGGTCCTAAGTTTCTAGACTAGGAGTGGTGTTTTTTCTTAGGATACTCAATTGTAGTCGTGTGTCGTTGTACTCCTGAGACAAAATTTAATCGTTGTTTTTTTCTTCTCCATTTTCTTTCATTCTAAACTCTTAATTGATTTGTCTTGCTTCTCTATATAAGGGTCACTTGAGATCTCTTGCCTTTTTTCTTCTCCATTTCTTTCATTCTAAACTTTAGCCACacccattttttctttctttgaattatacattttttttggtcaaatacatttttttaggtCATCTCCTTTAACTATTAGCTCATTACTTAAAATTGAAGTCGTCAAACATACATTTGTTCTGTggttgatatttttttatatatttaggatattatatttttttaaatatattgcaGTGCATTTCTtttgtaattaatatttttaattgtgtAATTCTCTATTATGTTTTTCAAATGTTTATCATTTTGTCTTATTTCAGTATGATATTTAGAGACACAACTCTTCATTGGGTTTATCTAATTGATCCATTGTTTTTTGATGAGAAAGTGTTTTAGTAGGCCGTGTTTTAATTCCAGTTTGCATCTCACTCATGTATGAGTCATTCTCCATTTTCTTTTTGTCACTTTCCATTCACCACCGTCTCTACTGCCGTCAATTTTGGCGAAATTATGGCAAGCCATTCCCGCCATAAAAAAGATCTTCTCTGATCCAATATATTCCTAAAACCTCACTGACATCCCCTTTCCACCCGTCACCACACCATGCACATGAGCTTCACACGCCGCCGCACCTGTCGTGAGTGACAATGAGTCTGACCATCGATTTTTCGTCTTTATTGTTagacttctctctctctctctctctctctctctctctctctctctctctctctctctctctctctctctctctctctctctctctccatctctctctcttccagagagaattgagagaagatGTGTATATAGAGGTCTCTAGGACCTTGGATTTTCTCAGAAAGGGTCATTATCCACTTAGTCAATAGTGGACAGTTGAATCCCTATTTTCAATGGAGTCGTGGGTTACTTAATGACCTTGACTTTCTATATCTCTGGAAAACGTCTTATCCCATGTTTCCCACGTAAGGGCGAAGGAAAAACTATGGGTGACGAGATACCTTTCTGTCTCTTCTTCTAGGGCGATCCAAGGGCATCGCCATAGGCAAGGCCTTTTATAAATATAACACTATATAGTACCTCAGAGAGAAGGCCTTTGGTATAAAATGAAGTGTTTTTCAATCACGGCTAATGGGAGTACCCGATAACTGGGCCCTCCTCTTGTGAGGTCTTAGCTATCTTGGGAAATTCGGCTGAAGATACACTAAGTCTCTCAGGCGAGGGTTTAATTAACCTGAAGAATCTTAAATCCTCCAGAGAGAATCATCTATAACCTGATTAACAAGACTATCAAGCCCTCACGCAGGACTTGTATCAAGTCTCTCAAGCTAGATATCCGCCGCGTGCGTAAGGCATGACCCTTGAGTTTTGTCCTGCCCAAGGAGACACTAAGTCTCTCAGGCGGGGGTTTAATTAGCCTCGTGAGTCTAAGTCTTCCAGACACAATTCTATGTAGCCCAGTTGACGAGACTATCAGTCCCTCCGACGAGGCATTTTAAATACTTAGGTGAGACTTCCATCGAGCCCCTGAAAGACTTGTTATTAAGTCTCTCAAGCTGGATGTCGGACGCACCTCTTAGGTGTTATCCTTGAGTTTTGTCTCGCTCGAGGACCCTCAGGAGACGATTTAATTAGCCTGGATAACCTAAGTCTTTCGGACATAATTTTATATAGCCCGGCTGACGTGACTATCAGTCTCTCAAGCGAGGCATTTTACCTAATGGGGCAGGACTTCCATCAAGTAAAACATGCGGACTTTAACATAATAAAAAGTGAGGTGCCTCATTATAAACCCTCGCCCTCTCTAATAGCGGAAAAACGGAAAAGGGTGAACTCCATAAATCAACTTGTTCATTACATACGATATAGATACAATACTCACCTATAAAATTGAAACAATCAAAcaatattaaagaaaaataaatgacagctACGCTGACGTCTTCAGGGAATATGTCTCATAAATCTTGAGCCTTCATTCTCCTCAGAGGTTGAGGAGGAGGTTTCCTCGTTTTTGTGGAATTCCTCTGGTGGCTTTATTTCTAAGTTTATCTTTCTGGCCTTCTTACCTTGAATGCGAATCTTCTTCAACTTGAGGCTTTCTGCATAACATTTTCTGTCGATCTCCTGATCTTCTTGGATAACCCCGACTCTCTCATTGGGGAGCGGATATTTCAGGCACAAATACATAGTAGATAAGGCGGTGCCCATCCGATTAAAGGCTGGCCTCCCTAAATCATATTATATGAAAAGGGAACATCAATAACCAAATGCCTAACCTTTATTTTCTTAGCTTGATCTTCTTCTCCAAATGTGATCTTCAAAGTGATATATCCTTTTACTTGTACCTGTTCTCCCAATAATCCAACCAGTGATCCTCAAAAGAACTTTAAGTCTTCTAGATTGAGGTGAAGTCTTTCAAATGCCTCCCAGTACAATATGTCTTTAGAGTT from Vicia villosa cultivar HV-30 ecotype Madison, WI linkage group LG4, Vvil1.0, whole genome shotgun sequence encodes the following:
- the LOC131595834 gene encoding 3-isopropylmalate dehydratase large subunit, chloroplastic isoform X2 — its product is MASSLVPPPTTSFFHTKDLSLSAFSSCQKHASRRITCSVAAPQQTQRQPSSTGSVKTAMTMTEKILARAAEKEKAIPGDNIWVNVDVLMTHDVCGPGSIGIFKKEFGEDAKVWDREKLVIIPDHYIFTSDERANRNVDILRDFCQEQNIKYFYDIKDLSNFKVNPDYKGVCHVALAQEGHCRPGEVLLGTDSHTCTAGAFGQFATGIGNTDAGFVLGAGKLLLKVPPTLRFVLDGEMPSYLLAKDLILQIIGEISVAGATYKSMEFVGSTVESLTMEERMTLCNMVVEAGGKNGVIPADSVTYKYLEGKTSVPYEPVYSDQQARFLSEYRFDVTKLEPLVAKPHSPDNRALARECKDVKINRVYIGSCTGGKTEDFMAAAKVFLASGKKVKVPTFLVPATQKVWMDVYSLPVPGSGGKTCSQIFEEAGCDTPASPSCGACLGGPKDTYARMNEPQVCVSTTNRNFPGRMGHREGEIYLASPYTAAASALTGYVTDPREFLQ
- the LOC131595834 gene encoding 3-isopropylmalate dehydratase large subunit, chloroplastic isoform X1 — encoded protein: MASSLVPPPTTSFFHTKKDLSLSAFSSCQKHASRRITCSVAAPQQTQRQPSSTGSVKTAMTMTEKILARAAEKEKAIPGDNIWVNVDVLMTHDVCGPGSIGIFKKEFGEDAKVWDREKLVIIPDHYIFTSDERANRNVDILRDFCQEQNIKYFYDIKDLSNFKVNPDYKGVCHVALAQEGHCRPGEVLLGTDSHTCTAGAFGQFATGIGNTDAGFVLGAGKLLLKVPPTLRFVLDGEMPSYLLAKDLILQIIGEISVAGATYKSMEFVGSTVESLTMEERMTLCNMVVEAGGKNGVIPADSVTYKYLEGKTSVPYEPVYSDQQARFLSEYRFDVTKLEPLVAKPHSPDNRALARECKDVKINRVYIGSCTGGKTEDFMAAAKVFLASGKKVKVPTFLVPATQKVWMDVYSLPVPGSGGKTCSQIFEEAGCDTPASPSCGACLGGPKDTYARMNEPQVCVSTTNRNFPGRMGHREGEIYLASPYTAAASALTGYVTDPREFLQ